Proteins from a single region of Sneathiella aquimaris:
- a CDS encoding SDR family oxidoreductase, whose amino-acid sequence MSGEFSGKSVLVTGGASGIGKATVCQFFEQGANVLVTDINEEDGRALVGYLDEPLRAQFFKLDVASEKNWEDAIAFHKATFGRLDILVNSAGISIDKPLEEMPLKDWQFQNSINLDGTFLGVRNAIREMKHEGGAIVNIASILADVGFFGATGYCAGKAGVKNFTKAAALYCAQYGYKIRINAVMPGYIDTPMVQNALEKQGNPNYLAEKLRKLHPVGHFGEPDDIAAGVLFCASEKAKFMTGTSIPIDGGYLAQ is encoded by the coding sequence ATGAGCGGGGAATTTTCTGGAAAATCAGTGTTAGTAACAGGCGGGGCATCTGGTATCGGCAAAGCGACGGTTTGCCAGTTTTTTGAACAAGGCGCAAATGTCCTTGTGACCGACATCAATGAAGAAGATGGCCGGGCATTGGTGGGTTATCTTGACGAGCCATTACGGGCTCAGTTTTTCAAGCTTGATGTTGCTTCGGAAAAGAACTGGGAAGACGCAATCGCCTTTCATAAAGCGACTTTCGGGCGCCTTGATATTCTGGTCAACAGTGCCGGAATTTCGATCGATAAGCCACTTGAAGAAATGCCATTGAAAGACTGGCAGTTTCAAAACTCGATAAATCTGGATGGTACTTTTCTGGGGGTTCGAAACGCTATTCGCGAGATGAAGCACGAAGGGGGAGCCATTGTGAACATCGCGTCTATCCTTGCGGATGTTGGCTTTTTTGGAGCAACCGGATATTGCGCTGGAAAGGCAGGGGTAAAAAATTTCACCAAGGCAGCCGCCCTTTATTGTGCGCAATATGGCTATAAAATCCGCATCAATGCAGTGATGCCTGGCTATATTGATACACCAATGGTGCAAAACGCGCTGGAAAAACAGGGCAACCCAAACTACCTTGCCGAAAAGCTTAGAAAACTACACCCTGTTGGGCATTTTGGGGAACCTGACGATATCGCAGCAGGTGTTCTTTTCTGTGCTTCTGAAAAAGCAAAATTCATGACCGGAACGTCTATCCCGATCGATGGCGGATATCTGGCGCAATAG
- a CDS encoding alternative oxidase, with amino-acid sequence MTKMDGVKLDVHVKPSGASDQFAFAFVKLLRFCADLFFRKQYGHRAVVLETVAAVPGMVGGLLQHLKAIRHIQNDQGWIKTLLDEAENERMHLMTFVQIAKPSLFERFLIMSVQAVFYNCFFFLYLLAPKTAHRVVGYFEEEAVISYTRYLEEIDEGRHENVPAPQIAIDYWDLPPTARLRDVVLVVREDEAGHRDVNHKFADELAGRLTPAASQ; translated from the coding sequence ATGACGAAAATGGACGGTGTTAAATTGGACGTTCATGTCAAACCTTCCGGTGCCAGCGATCAGTTTGCCTTTGCTTTCGTAAAGCTTTTGCGCTTCTGCGCCGACTTGTTTTTCCGCAAACAATATGGTCACCGGGCTGTTGTTCTGGAAACAGTCGCTGCGGTCCCTGGAATGGTGGGCGGGCTGCTTCAGCATCTGAAAGCCATTCGCCATATTCAGAACGATCAAGGATGGATCAAAACCTTATTAGATGAGGCGGAGAACGAGCGAATGCATCTGATGACATTTGTGCAGATCGCAAAACCGTCTCTTTTCGAACGTTTTCTGATTATGAGTGTTCAGGCTGTATTCTATAACTGTTTTTTCTTTCTGTACCTTCTGGCACCAAAAACAGCCCATAGAGTTGTTGGTTATTTTGAAGAGGAAGCTGTTATCAGCTATACGCGGTATCTTGAAGAAATTGACGAAGGGCGGCACGAAAATGTACCTGCGCCCCAAATAGCGATCGATTATTGGGATCTTCCCCCAACGGCTCGCTTGCGGGATGTTGTGCTTGTCGTCCGCGAAGATGAAGCTGGACACCGGGACGTTAATCACAAATTCGCGGACGAACTTGCCGGTAGACTAACGCCCGCGGCATCCCAATAA
- the mtnA gene encoding S-methyl-5-thioribose-1-phosphate isomerase, producing the protein MLDTTLIAETLPRAVTWSDGELYLLDQTLLPQETVMEKQETAEQVWESIRVLKVRGAPAIGVAGAYGLCVAMKGFQDLGLTDFITEMEKQAAYLDSSRPTAVNLGWGLRRMVRIAKSAKVSSAVELYKVLVTEAVAIHEEDKRLCRGMGNNGAPLIKEGMGILTHCNAGSLATSELGTATAPMYVAHSQGVKFRVYADETRPLLQGARLTSWELQKSGIDVTLITDNMAAHIMSQGLIDMVIVGTDRVAANGDVANKIGTMGVAILAKHFGIPFYVACPSSTIDHDTPTGAGIPIEEREDHEVTNFGARRTAPENIKVRNPAFDVTPNELVAGLITEKQIITAPYTENINRIFGQD; encoded by the coding sequence GTGCTTGATACAACATTGATAGCCGAAACTTTACCGAGAGCTGTAACCTGGAGCGATGGAGAACTGTATCTGTTGGATCAGACGCTGCTTCCTCAGGAAACCGTTATGGAAAAACAGGAAACAGCCGAACAGGTTTGGGAATCCATTCGCGTGCTAAAGGTGCGTGGTGCTCCTGCCATTGGTGTCGCGGGCGCCTATGGCTTATGTGTTGCCATGAAAGGGTTCCAGGATCTGGGGCTTACTGACTTCATCACTGAAATGGAAAAGCAGGCAGCTTATCTGGACAGCTCCCGGCCCACCGCCGTTAATTTGGGATGGGGGTTGCGGCGTATGGTTCGTATTGCCAAATCCGCCAAGGTTTCTTCTGCCGTAGAACTTTATAAAGTGCTGGTGACCGAAGCCGTCGCCATCCACGAAGAAGACAAGCGTCTTTGCCGGGGAATGGGCAATAATGGTGCCCCGCTGATCAAAGAAGGTATGGGCATTCTAACCCATTGTAACGCAGGTTCTTTGGCAACGTCTGAACTGGGGACTGCTACTGCACCCATGTATGTCGCCCATAGTCAGGGTGTCAAATTTCGCGTCTATGCCGATGAAACCCGGCCCTTACTGCAAGGGGCGCGGCTGACCAGTTGGGAACTTCAAAAATCTGGGATCGATGTAACTTTGATAACCGATAATATGGCGGCCCATATCATGTCCCAGGGACTGATTGATATGGTGATCGTCGGGACAGACCGTGTTGCCGCGAACGGTGATGTTGCCAATAAGATCGGAACCATGGGGGTTGCCATTTTGGCAAAACATTTTGGCATTCCTTTCTATGTCGCCTGCCCGTCCTCAACAATTGACCATGACACACCAACAGGTGCGGGAATTCCGATCGAAGAGCGGGAAGATCATGAGGTAACGAATTTCGGAGCGCGCCGGACAGCCCCTGAAAATATCAAAGTGCGCAACCCCGCGTTTGATGTGACGCCGAACGAACTTGTTGCCGGATTGATTACGGAAAAACAGATCATTACCGCGCCCTACACAGAAAATATCAACAGAATTTTCGGGCAGGACTGA
- a CDS encoding MFS transporter translates to MTIRRAILFLAFGETLFWAGIYYIFPALIVRWETDFGWTKAELTGALTASIVSSALIAPFAGRLIDKGYGPHILASGGFMGGVFLFSLSFIETLPAFYGIWIVLGICMGCCLYDPCFSFLIRTRGVEAKRAITLVTLIAGLAGTVSFPVSHLISDYAGWRLAATFFALLICVIGVPLMWFGGQYLDRHAVPQDKDEPTTEIPREGQYRFLLGPTFWLLAAGFTLLYMNHVAVINHLLLLLKERQFETSLAILAATFIGPMQVLGRLAMMFAERHVSNLIVTCLCFSFVILGNLALIGTSLSPAFLIAFIILQGSGIGVMSIMKPIITREILGAENFGLKAGAQSVPYMIGSAFAGLIASLIWAVGGYTLVLKVLICAPIVGLALFLSASFLKAAKRG, encoded by the coding sequence ATGACGATCCGGCGGGCTATTCTGTTTCTGGCATTCGGGGAAACACTGTTCTGGGCAGGTATCTATTATATCTTCCCGGCCTTGATTGTGCGTTGGGAAACAGATTTTGGATGGACAAAAGCTGAATTGACAGGGGCGCTAACGGCGTCGATTGTAAGCTCTGCGCTCATCGCCCCTTTTGCAGGGCGCCTGATAGATAAAGGCTATGGGCCGCATATTTTGGCCAGTGGCGGCTTTATGGGAGGCGTGTTTCTATTTTCTCTTTCCTTTATAGAGACCCTTCCTGCCTTTTATGGGATCTGGATCGTTCTTGGCATCTGTATGGGGTGTTGCCTGTATGACCCGTGTTTTTCTTTTCTGATCCGCACGCGCGGTGTTGAAGCAAAACGGGCGATCACACTGGTAACCCTGATTGCGGGGCTTGCGGGGACAGTTTCATTTCCCGTGTCTCATTTGATTTCCGATTATGCAGGGTGGCGCTTAGCTGCAACGTTTTTTGCGTTGCTGATTTGTGTCATTGGCGTGCCCCTTATGTGGTTTGGAGGTCAATATCTCGACCGCCACGCAGTTCCTCAAGACAAAGACGAGCCTACAACAGAAATCCCGCGGGAAGGCCAATACCGTTTTCTGCTGGGACCAACATTCTGGTTACTCGCTGCAGGTTTCACGTTGTTGTACATGAACCATGTCGCGGTGATTAATCACCTGTTGCTTTTGTTAAAAGAACGTCAGTTTGAGACCAGTCTCGCCATTCTGGCTGCAACCTTTATCGGCCCAATGCAGGTATTGGGGCGCCTTGCCATGATGTTCGCCGAACGGCATGTTTCAAATTTGATCGTCACCTGTCTGTGTTTTTCCTTCGTTATTCTTGGAAATCTTGCCTTGATCGGAACAAGTCTTTCGCCGGCTTTTCTGATTGCCTTCATTATCCTGCAAGGAAGTGGGATCGGCGTTATGAGTATTATGAAGCCGATTATTACGCGTGAAATTCTCGGGGCTGAAAACTTCGGGCTGAAGGCCGGAGCTCAATCGGTCCCCTATATGATTGGATCAGCATTTGCCGGGCTGATTGCCTCGCTAATCTGGGCGGTGGGCGGATATACGCTTGTCCTGAAGGTGCTGATCTGTGCACCGATTGTTGGACTTGCCTTATTCCTGTCGGCTTCCTTTCTGAAGGCCGCCAAACGGGGTTAG
- a CDS encoding class II aldolase/adducin family protein has protein sequence MSDTILRKELLDTALQMNAVGINQGSAGNVSVRNDGGYLITPSGMPYDECSPADMAKMTLSGDASGRRKPSSEWRFHQDLYKAREDAQAIVHVHSTFATTLACLGKEVPSFHYMVAVAGGKTIRCAPYHTFGTQALSDNVVEAMVDRKACLMANHGMIAIGPSLKKALAMAVEVEKLCEIYWRVLQLGGGNMIEDAEMDHILEKFQSYGQFTKKEAAV, from the coding sequence ATGTCGGATACTATCTTGCGTAAAGAATTGCTGGATACAGCATTACAAATGAACGCTGTCGGGATCAATCAGGGATCAGCGGGAAACGTAAGTGTTCGAAATGATGGGGGGTATCTGATTACACCATCAGGGATGCCTTATGATGAATGCTCTCCTGCGGATATGGCTAAAATGACCCTGTCGGGAGACGCTTCTGGTCGACGTAAACCGTCCAGTGAATGGCGGTTTCATCAGGATCTGTATAAGGCCCGTGAGGATGCACAGGCCATCGTGCATGTGCACTCCACCTTTGCGACGACCCTCGCCTGTCTTGGAAAAGAGGTCCCTTCTTTTCACTATATGGTGGCGGTTGCAGGGGGTAAGACCATTCGGTGTGCGCCGTATCATACGTTCGGCACCCAGGCACTGTCTGATAATGTGGTTGAGGCAATGGTCGACCGCAAGGCCTGCCTGATGGCTAATCACGGTATGATTGCAATTGGACCGAGTCTGAAAAAAGCGCTGGCCATGGCCGTTGAGGTGGAAAAGCTCTGCGAGATCTATTGGCGGGTCCTGCAACTGGGTGGCGGAAATATGATCGAGGATGCTGAAATGGATCACATCCTCGAAAAGTTCCAAAGCTATGGGCAATTCACAAAAAAAGAAGCTGCCGTTTAA